The segment TGCCGGAGATCGACGCCCCTCCCCTGCCCGCGACGGCATCGCTCCTCAGATCGATGATCGCACAGCTCCACCGCAATCCTCAAATGGATGGATTGTAGCGTCTGCGCACGGCGGGCCAGCCTTTCACGGCTCGCGATCGATCTCGAAGTCTCAGCTGACTGTGTTGGTCGGCCGATTCAGCTTGGGAGTCTAAAGGGCACGGAGATCATCGGTGTGGTGCCAAACTTTACGCGCCCTTCATTCTTCCGAGGTCGCAGACCGGCGCTCAGCGTAGCGCACGACGAAAGCCTCCCACACGCGTAGCCATTCGCTATCGGTGCGGGCCCGCTTGATATCACCGAAACCGGCACGGAACGCATCTGCCATTGCGTCGACAGACCAAGGCTTGCCCTTCTCGAGTCCAATGTCACGAAACGCCTTGGCGCGTTCGCCATAGTTCAGCGAGCCGCTCGGGAAAGCATAGAGTTCGTCGCCGGGCCTGACTGGGGTGGCCTTGCTCGCTCCGGGTTTTTCGACCGATGATCTCGGTGCTTTTTGTTCGCTGGCAGCGCCCACCAAACGCAGGTGTGGTCCGACGAGCCTGCGCTCGAGCGGCGCGGGCGATGGATGCAGAACCACTTTCCGGCCAGAAACATCGACATTCGCGTTGGGGTAAACCGCCGAGACTAGTTGCATCGTCTCGCGAACGGTCTGGCGGAAGCGCTTGCTGTCGGCTTCGTTCCCCAGGTGTTTGGCAAGCTGATCCCACGAAATCATCTGCGGCCTGGCGCTGTTTATGCGCGGCAGGCGATAAGCGAGATAAGTATAGAGATCGAGCGCCGTTGGGGTGCCCTTGAGTTCCCGGATGGCAACTTCATTTAGCGGTACCGCATGATCGACGAGCTGGCTGTAGAAAGCCTCGGACATGCGGATTTCGCGAGCGAAGGCGCCATTCTTATCGAGCGAACCCGCATATTCGTTGGAGATCTTGACGTCGCGGACCGCGAAGGCGTTATCGCCGGCGTCCATGTCATCCCAGCGGATCTGCCATTCACAGGCGAGGAGCCGGTCGACCTGCTCGCGCATGAGATTGGCAGTGCCCCGAGGGCCATAGGAGATCGTCTGATAGCCGAGACGCCGCATCCACTCGGTGAAATTGCGTCCGAGATAGACATCGCGCGATTGCTTGGCGACCGCCTGTGACAGGAGATAGATCAATGCCACTCTTGGATAGGCGCCGTACGGGACGCCCAGGCTC is part of the Novosphingobium sp. G106 genome and harbors:
- a CDS encoding replication protein RepA translates to MSGDPTMPIGHQYALAMIDGGEAKVRSVAEMAGTQLTLDAFLRVHDEEPVPAFLHSALCAMSLPTKRPKDDTLPILREDGKYALAINPRPVLQNIDGKPVLKSLGVPYGAYPRVALIYLLSQAVAKQSRDVYLGRNFTEWMRRLGYQTISYGPRGTANLMREQVDRLLACEWQIRWDDMDAGDNAFAVRDVKISNEYAGSLDKNGAFAREIRMSEAFYSQLVDHAVPLNEVAIRELKGTPTALDLYTYLAYRLPRINSARPQMISWDQLAKHLGNEADSKRFRQTVRETMQLVSAVYPNANVDVSGRKVVLHPSPAPLERRLVGPHLRLVGAASEQKAPRSSVEKPGASKATPVRPGDELYAFPSGSLNYGERAKAFRDIGLEKGKPWSVDAMADAFRAGFGDIKRARTDSEWLRVWEAFVVRYAERRSATSEE